The Cuculus canorus isolate bCucCan1 chromosome 5, bCucCan1.pri, whole genome shotgun sequence genome window below encodes:
- the TP53I11 gene encoding tumor protein p53-inducible protein 11 encodes MAAKQPPPLMKKHSQTDLVSRLKTRKILGVGGEDDDGEVHRSKISQVLGNEIKFAVREPLGLRVWQLVSAVMFSGVAIMALAFPDQLYDAIFDEESVSSKTPIRLYGGALLSISLIMWNALYTAEKVIIRWSLLTEACYFAVQFLVTTASLVESSRIATGAVLLLVSRALFILISIYYYYQVGRRPKKV; translated from the exons ATGGCAGCAAAGCAGCCCCCGCCACTGATGAAGAAGCACAGCCAGACTGATCTGGTGAGCAGGCTGAAGACGCGCAAGATCCTGGGAGTTGGAGGGGAAGACGATGATGGCGAGGTCCATCGCTCAAAG ATTAGCCAAGTACTGGGAAATGAAATCAAGTTTGCTGTCCGGGAACCACTGGGTCTCAG GGTCTGGCAGCTGGTTTCTGCTGTCATGTTTTCTGGAGTCGCCATCATG GCCCTTGCTTTCCCTGACCAGCTCTACGATGCCATCTTCGATGAGGAATCTGTGAGCAGCAAGACTCCCATCCGGCTCTACGGAGGAGCCCTCCTCA GTATCTCACTCATCATGTGGAATGCCCTCTACACGGCCGAAAAAGTCATTATCCGCTGGAGCCTGCTGACGGAGGCGTGCTACTTCGCTGTGCAGTTCCTGG tTACCACTGCCTCCCTGGTTGAGAGTAGCCGGATAGCCACAGGTGCCGTGCTCCTCCTGGTCAGCCGAGCCCTCTTCATCCTCATcagcatttattattattaccaaGTTGGACGCCGTCCCAAGAAAGTCTAA